The genomic interval TCAACCGTTCCTGAATAAAAATTTGAAACATACAAAATATTTTCAGCATTATTAACTTCTAATCCACTTGGTGCATCAGTTCCACTATGCACTATTTCTGGATCACCATTGAATTCATTATTGAACTTGTAAATAGAACTATCAGCCATACAACTCACATAAATATTACCTGCTGCATCAGTAGCCATTGCATCCAGATGATCTAAACCAGCATCGTAGGCTATAGAAGCATCTCCATCAGGAAGACTGACTTCATAAATTGGACAATTTGTTTGGAATGAGCAGATTAGAAGTCGATTATATTCTGCATCGTAAACCATTCCCTGATCATAAGATCCAATGCCGCCAAAGGCGAATAATTCGGAAGTCTGATCATTGATATTAATTTTGTAAACTTTGTTATTGTGAGTAACAACGTACAGAAAACCATCATCTGCCATAGCAATTCCATCGGCATCCACTGCTCCTTGCAGATAAATATCCCAAAGTTCGGTTGAAGTGTATATATCGATCGCTTTAACATGGCTTCCATAAGTTACGTAAAGAACATTATCCACCAAAAGATTATTCGCACAATGTGAAAGACCAGTCCAAAATTCACTCTGGCTACCCTGATTATTTACAAATACTACGTTGGCACCTTGCCAGCAGGAAACAAAATAACCATCCAGTATTTCACAATAGGAAATTCCTTCCGGCATATCCATTTGCGCATTCAATACAAAAACTGATAACATTGCTAATAAAACACTAATTTTTCTCATTTTTCTTCCTCCATAATTTATCGAGGATCGAAGAATCAACATATCATGGGACGTGAGTTTGATCCATCAATCCGTTTTGATCGCCTTTATAAACAATTCTAAAAAGTCGAAGTAAAACTCCTTTTTTTCATAACCCAGAACTACCTCGTTCAGCATAGATCGCAAACTTATGCTAAGTTGAACAATATTTCGCTGAAGATCAAAATCTGTTCTAATTGAGCCGTTATTTCTGCCATAATTATAGGCATTTATTAGAAGTTTTTGAATCTCTTTACGGGCTTTATTTATCTGCGCTTGGAAACTTTCATCATGTGCTTGCGGCTGCACTCCCTTTTGATCTATATGAACAATCAATTTGAAATGTTCTGGATTTGCTATCGTATATTCATAATTTGCCATTCCAAAAGCTCGAATACGTGGAATTCCATCTTCAGCCAATTTCATCTTTCCGACCAGATAATTCCAGCGCTGAATGGAAATGTTCAAGAAAACTTGACGATAGAGATCATCTTTATCCTTAAAATAGGAATATAAAGTTTTGCGTGTAAATTCAGATTCTCTGGCAATTTCTTCCATTTTCACGTTTTCGAATCCTTTATTGGCAAAAAGTTTTTCGGCTGCCAGCATCATTTCCCTCTTTCTTCTTTCCTTCTCCCGCTTGATCCGAGACATCCATCCTCCAAATGTAACCTTGTGTGTGTTTTCTACACACAGTGTGTATCTTTTTAAATTGAACTTCCTGTGTCAAATATTTTTTCTTTGACAGAATAAACTACAGCATTAAAAAAGAAACATAAATTATTGAATTGGAGTATATTGTGAAAACGGTTAAGTTTGGAAAAAGAAATATAACACCTTCCAAAATAGTATGCGTTGGAAGAAACTACGTAGAGCATATCAAAGAATTGAGCAATGAAATCCCTGAAAACATGGTGCTTTTTATCAAACCGAACACATCTATTGCCGACCAGCTTGTATCTTATGTTTGGGAACCTATCCATTATGAAGGAGAGATCTGCTTCCTGATAGAGAATGATGAATTTGTAGCTGTGGCATTTGGTTTAGATCTTACAAAAAGAGGTTTGCAATCCAAACTGAAAGGAAAAGGTCTTCCCTGGGAACGCGCCAAAGCTTTTGACGGAGCAGCTCTTTTCAGTGAATTCGTTCCTATCGATGAAATAAAATCGAATTTGACAGTGGAACTTGATGTAAATGGTGAAACAATGCAGAGTGGAAATGTCTTGCAGATGATCTATAAACCTGATCAAATTTTGGAGGAAATTCAATCTTTCATTACTTTGAATGACGGAGACATCGTGATGACCGGCACTCCAAATGGCGTGGGAGTTGTAGAAAAAAGAGGAGTTTATGAAGGCAGAATTTTAAAAGGAAAAGAGCTCCTTGTCTCTGCGAAATGGAAAGCACTTTAAAAATTCTTGTTATCTGCCAATCAATTCATCAAAGAAATACTCGGAAAGTAGCCGAAGTTTTTTCTGAAATCCTTAAAGCAGAAGTTAAAAAACCATCAGAGATTGATACTTCAGAAATTAGGAATTATGATCTAATAGGTTTTGGATCGGGAATTTATAACGGCTATCATCATCCATCGCTTTTCGGAATGATCGATAATCTTTCAGAATCAAATAAACAAAAGGCTTTCATCTTTTCTACTTCCACTATCTTTATAAATAAAATGCATCAAAAATTAAGGAATAGATTAGTGCAAAAAGGATTTGAGATAACTGGCGAATTTAATTGTAAAGGACGCATGACATACAGTTTTACCAAATTCTGTTTTGGCGGCTTGAATAAAAGTAGGCCAAATAAAAAAGATCTGGGAAAAGCCAGAAAGTTTGCAGAAAATCTAATTAAATAAATTGGATCTATAATTGAAAAATATAAAAAAAATCGTTTTATTCGGAATTATCGTTTACTCGATTTTACGTTTTTTAAATTGGATAAGTTACAAATACTTGAAGAACAAGATCATCAACAGACAGAGCTGGGATTTGAATATCTGCTGCGGCCATACTGACGGTGGCGGTGTGAATGCGGATATCGTCAAGCACAGTGATCTGCCGAATTTTGTCTTACTCGATGATATCTATAATCTTCCATTCGCAGATAAACAATTTGAACAAGTTTTGTGTTCTCATACGATCGAACACGTGGACCATCCCCTGAAGTTTCACGAAGAATTACAAAGAATCGGCAGGAAGATTACTTACCTCGTCCCTCCCATCTGGGACTTCACGGCTGCCTTCAATTTATTTGAACACAAATGGCTGTTCCTTACCTGCAGTACAGAATTCAATGCTCCCCCAAAACATATCAAACTTCCTTTTGCCGACAAATTGCAGGAAAAGATCGGGCAGACGATAAAAGCCTGAAACACAAACTTTCCGAATGGTTTTATACCTTCGAAGTTATTTTTTAGATAAGATCTCGAGAAATGAGATTATATCTTCTCGTTACACAGATACGGATTTGTAATAAGTATATAAAAGAAAATATTCGAAAATTTCTGTTTCCCTTACTTTAGTATGGGGATTATTTTATCATTTTCATAACTTAAATCAACACTAATTTATCAAAACAAACATAACATCAATAGGATCAATTACCGGTCAGTAAACATAACCTTTTCATTTACTGAAACTTAAACTACCCAAACTGCAATTGGCACAGCTTTTGCCTGAGAATAGCATAGAAAAAAGATTAAGGGGAATGGAATGATCTATAATTTTTTGAAGGTAGCACTACGCAATCTGCTGCGTAATAAATCTTTTAGTATTATCAATATTCTGGGATTAGCAATTGGTCTTACCTGTTTTATTTTTATTGCATTGTGGATACAGGATGAATTCAGTTTTGATAAACATAATGAAGATTTTGAACGAATTTATCAGGCTGGGATCGATTTCAAACTTGGAGAATTGGAAGGTCGTGGAATTACCACTACAGCGCCTTTGGCTCCAGCCATGATGAACGAAATACCCGAAGTAGAATCTGGCGCTCGCTTCATGAGTAGCAGCACCAAGCTGGTTGCCTCGCAGGAAGTTTTATCTGGTTTTTTGGAAGATAATGTCTACTATGCCGATTCCACAATTTTTAATGTTTTCACAATTCCACTTTTGCAGGGCGATCCCAAAGATTTACTTACCCGAAAGAAGACTGTAGTCATCACATATAGTATTGCACAAAAATATTTTCCCACAATCAATCCGATAGGACAAAACCTGACTTTTGATAATAATCGTGAATACGAAGTTGTGGGCGTAGTTCAGGATTGTCCGCATAACAGCCATTGGAAGTTTGACATGCTTGTTTCCATGATCAGCATCCAACGAGCTTACAGCGAAGAATGGTTAAGCGATAATTTGCATACTTATTTTAAATTGCAGCCAGATGCAGATCAGCAAGTGGTAGAGAAGAAGATCAACGAGCTTTTCCGACGTAATGCAGAACCGATTTTTCAGCAGTTCGTAGGAGTTTCTATAAGTGAATGGGAAAAGCAGGGAAATCATTATTTTTATGTAACAACTCCACTTTCGAGGGTATATCTGTATAATGAAGCAATGGACAGCATAGGAGAAGTTGGTGATATTCGCTACGTTTTTCTTTTTGCTGCAATTGGATTTTTAATTTTACTGGTAGCCTGCATCAATTTCATGAACCTGACTACAGCCCGTTCCGGAGTGCGTGCCAAAGAGATCGGTATGCGTAAAGTTCTGGGTTCAAACCGTCGGCAGTTGATACAGCAATTTCTGTTTGAATCATTGATCATCAGTTTTATTGCCATGCTTATCGCCTTAATCACAGCTCAGCTATTAATGCCGTTTTTCAATGAACTTACAGATAAAGAACTGGATTTGAATTTCGGCGGTCTTTATACTTTCCCAATTATTATTTTTGTTACTTTGTTTGTAGGTTTCCTGGCAGGAGGTTATTCTGCCGTATCACTTTCTTCTTATGATATTCTGACGATTTTGAAGGGTAGTTTGTTCAAGGGGAAATCTAAAAGCTGGTTTCGAAATGCCCTGGTTTTATTCCAATTTTCCATTTCTATTTTGGTTATCGTATGCACTATAATTGTCTATTCCCAAATGAAATTTGTTAATAGTAAAAAATTAGGATTTCAGAAAGAACAGCTGATCGTAGTGGATCGCGCTCATATACTGGGAGATCAATTAGATGTTTTTAAACAGGAAATCCTCAAAAATCCCGGCATTCAATTTGCCAGTAAAACCTATACGGTTCCCGGTAAAGGAAACGATGGAAGCATGTATCAAAAAATCGATTCCCCGCCCGAAGAAATGTTTCATTTCCGCAAAGTTAGCGGAGATTTTGATTATCTGAAAACTCTGGGAATCAAGTTAAAATCCGGTCGTTATTTTTCGGCTGACATAGCATCGGACAGTACAGCTATTGTTCTGAATGAAACAGCTGTGAGAATGCCGGGTTATGAAGACCCAATTGGACAGGTAATAGTGGAACCCGGCTCAAACATTAAACATCAGATTATTGGTGTAGTAAAAGATTATCATACCTTATCTCTGCATTTGGATATTCCTTCATTAATGATGCTGCACCCCAGTTATTATTGGAAACGCTATCTTGCTGTTCGAATTCTACCCCAAAATACAGCTGCCAGTTTGAGTTTCATTAAACAAAAATGGCTGGAATTCAGTGGAAATCAACCTCTTGAATTTTTCTTTATGGATAGCTATTTTGAAAGTCTTTATAATAACGAAATGCGATCAGGTACTTTTTTCATTATTTTTGCAGCCCTG from Candidatus Cloacimonadota bacterium carries:
- a CDS encoding TetR/AcrR family transcriptional regulator produces the protein MSRIKREKERRKREMMLAAEKLFANKGFENVKMEEIARESEFTRKTLYSYFKDKDDLYRQVFLNISIQRWNYLVGKMKLAEDGIPRIRAFGMANYEYTIANPEHFKLIVHIDQKGVQPQAHDESFQAQINKARKEIQKLLINAYNYGRNNGSIRTDFDLQRNIVQLSISLRSMLNEVVLGYEKKEFYFDFLELFIKAIKTD
- a CDS encoding fumarylacetoacetate hydrolase family protein, with the protein product MKTVKFGKRNITPSKIVCVGRNYVEHIKELSNEIPENMVLFIKPNTSIADQLVSYVWEPIHYEGEICFLIENDEFVAVAFGLDLTKRGLQSKLKGKGLPWERAKAFDGAALFSEFVPIDEIKSNLTVELDVNGETMQSGNVLQMIYKPDQILEEIQSFITLNDGDIVMTGTPNGVGVVEKRGVYEGRILKGKELLVSAKWKAL
- a CDS encoding flavodoxin family protein codes for the protein MESTLKILVICQSIHQRNTRKVAEVFSEILKAEVKKPSEIDTSEIRNYDLIGFGSGIYNGYHHPSLFGMIDNLSESNKQKAFIFSTSTIFINKMHQKLRNRLVQKGFEITGEFNCKGRMTYSFTKFCFGGLNKSRPNKKDLGKARKFAENLIK
- a CDS encoding class I SAM-dependent methyltransferase, whose product is MKNIKKIVLFGIIVYSILRFLNWISYKYLKNKIINRQSWDLNICCGHTDGGGVNADIVKHSDLPNFVLLDDIYNLPFADKQFEQVLCSHTIEHVDHPLKFHEELQRIGRKITYLVPPIWDFTAAFNLFEHKWLFLTCSTEFNAPPKHIKLPFADKLQEKIGQTIKA
- a CDS encoding ABC transporter permease — translated: MIYNFLKVALRNLLRNKSFSIINILGLAIGLTCFIFIALWIQDEFSFDKHNEDFERIYQAGIDFKLGELEGRGITTTAPLAPAMMNEIPEVESGARFMSSSTKLVASQEVLSGFLEDNVYYADSTIFNVFTIPLLQGDPKDLLTRKKTVVITYSIAQKYFPTINPIGQNLTFDNNREYEVVGVVQDCPHNSHWKFDMLVSMISIQRAYSEEWLSDNLHTYFKLQPDADQQVVEKKINELFRRNAEPIFQQFVGVSISEWEKQGNHYFYVTTPLSRVYLYNEAMDSIGEVGDIRYVFLFAAIGFLILLVACINFMNLTTARSGVRAKEIGMRKVLGSNRRQLIQQFLFESLIISFIAMLIALITAQLLMPFFNELTDKELDLNFGGLYTFPIIIFVTLFVGFLAGGYSAVSLSSYDILTILKGSLFKGKSKSWFRNALVLFQFSISILVIVCTIIVYSQMKFVNSKKLGFQKEQLIVVDRAHILGDQLDVFKQEILKNPGIQFASKTYTVPGKGNDGSMYQKIDSPPEEMFHFRKVSGDFDYLKTLGIKLKSGRYFSADIASDSTAIVLNETAVRMPGYEDPIGQVIVEPGSNIKHQIIGVVKDYHTLSLHLDIPSLMMLHPSYYWKRYLAVRILPQNTAASLSFIKQKWLEFSGNQPLEFFFMDSYFESLYNNEMRSGTFFIIFAALAIFIACLGLFGLAAFTAEQKTKEIGVRKVLGASIPSIVSILLKQFTKWVLLANIIAWPIAYYIMKSWLQNFAYRIDLNISYFILSGMITLMIAIITVSYLSINAATRNPVEALKYE